The following proteins are encoded in a genomic region of Arachis ipaensis cultivar K30076 chromosome B02, Araip1.1, whole genome shotgun sequence:
- the LOC107625582 gene encoding uncharacterized protein LOC107625582, with the protein MEYENRFRQQAERPKYDCLLFDLDDTLYPLSSGLAKSCLQNIKDYMVEKLGINPSKIDDLSNLLYKNYGTTMAGLRAIGYDFDYDEYHSFVHGRLPYENLKPDPVLRNLLLSLPYRKLIFTNADKVHAAKALSRLGLEDCFEGIICFETLNPIHKTSVSDDEDDILFLGSSKNNASRTSQIFDIIDHFSKPNPTHVLPKTPIICKPSENAIELALKIANLDPQRTLFFEDSVRNIQAGKRVGLHTVLVGTSQRVKGADYALESIHNLREAVPELWEADMKSEVAYSGKLAVETSVTA; encoded by the exons ATGGAGTATGAGAATCGCTTCAGACAACAAGCCGAGAGGCCGAAATATGATTGCCTTCTTTTTG ATTTAGATGATACTTTGTATCCTCTAAGTTCTGGTCTTGCAAAATCATGCCTCCAAAATATTAAAG ATTACATGGTTGAGAAGCTTGGCATAAACCCAAGCAAAATTGATGACTTGTCCAACCTTCTTTACAAGAACTACGGCACAACTATGGCTGGTCTAAGG GCTATTGGATATGACTTTGACTATGATGAATATCATAG TTTTGTCCATGGAAGATTGCCTTATGAGAATCTAAAACCGGACCCGGTGCTAAGGAACCTTTTACTCAGCCTTCCCTATAGGAAACTT ATCTTCACTAACGCGGACAAGGTCCACGCGGCGAAGGCGCTAAGCCGGCTCGGATTAGAGGACTGCTTTGAAGGAATCATATGCTTTGAGACTCTTAATCCAATCCACAAGACCAGTGTCTCTGATGATGAAGATGACATTCTGTTTCTTGGATCATCAAAGAACAATGCTTCAAGAACCTCACAAATCTTTGATATCATTGATCACTTTTCTAAACCAAATCCCACTCATGTGTTGCCAAAGACACCAATAATTTGCAAGCCATCAGAGAATGCAATTGAATTGGCTCTTAAGATTGCCAATCTTGACCCCCAAAGAACT TTGTTCTTTGAGGATAGTGTCCGCAATATACAGGCTGGAAAACGTGTGGGACTTCACACTGTCTTG GTTGGTACATCTCAGAGAGTTAAAGGCGCAGATTATGCATTGGAAAGCATTCACAACCTTAGGGAAGCAGTGCCAGAACTATGGGAGGCTGATATGAAATCTGAAGTTGCATACTCTGGGAAGCTTGCTGTTGAGACATCAGTCACTGCTTAA